One part of the Chryseobacterium mulctrae genome encodes these proteins:
- a CDS encoding energy transducer TonB: protein MVKKYYNQHRTMLNTEFKKKFDAEKNPLYKAAVKNDFLFFMKKMDSIENVALITALLKVKNLEDLKKINSKTILLPQQDFPKSIEKTADYPGGINALRKEVAQLFYGDGVFSETGNLKTNVAFIVEKDGTISDVKAEGDNFTFNRQAEIALYSVSEKFSPAYTNGNPVRYRFRLPLVLNFD from the coding sequence ATGGTAAAAAAATATTATAATCAGCACAGAACAATGCTGAATACCGAGTTTAAGAAAAAGTTTGATGCCGAAAAAAATCCTTTATATAAAGCTGCTGTAAAAAATGACTTCCTTTTTTTTATGAAAAAAATGGACAGCATTGAAAATGTAGCCTTGATTACAGCCCTGCTTAAAGTAAAAAATCTTGAAGATTTAAAAAAAATTAATTCTAAAACGATTCTCTTACCACAACAGGATTTTCCAAAGTCGATTGAAAAAACTGCAGATTACCCCGGCGGAATAAATGCTTTACGAAAAGAAGTTGCACAGCTTTTTTATGGAGACGGCGTATTTTCTGAAACTGGAAATTTAAAAACCAACGTTGCTTTTATTGTTGAAAAAGACGGAACGATCAGTGATGTAAAAGCTGAAGGTGATAATTTCACTTTCAACCGACAGGCAGAAATTGCATTGTACTCTGTTTCTGAAAAATTTTCTCCGGCCTACACTAACGGAAATCCTGTAAGATACCGCTTCAGACTGCCTTTAGTACTTAATTTTGACTAA
- a CDS encoding transposase, translating to MSRNYKFHNPEGLYFISFAVVGWLDVFIRNEYKEILLESLRFCQKNKGLEIHAWCIMSSHVHLIFRSIDGQKPELLIGDKEIYKQSHCKSY from the coding sequence ATGAGTAGAAATTACAAATTTCATAATCCCGAAGGTTTATACTTCATAAGTTTTGCCGTCGTAGGCTGGCTGGATGTATTTATCAGAAATGAATACAAAGAAATTCTTTTAGAAAGTTTAAGATTTTGTCAGAAGAATAAAGGTTTAGAAATCCATGCATGGTGCATTATGTCTAGTCATGTACATTTGATTTTTCGAAGTATAGACGGGCAAAAACCGGAACTTCTCATAGGTGATAAAGAGATTTACAAGCAAAGCCATTGTAAAAGCTATTAA
- a CDS encoding GNAT family N-acetyltransferase produces the protein MKKFPRIETERLILSELKESDLPFVVEYLQDKIFSDLTSNIPYPYHIENAEFWLKISRKAFDKKKGFTFAIRDKEEKIIGAIGLHDEGSDKAELGYWMAKPFWSKGYVTEAAEAIIDFGFKELGFNKIYATYFPHNPASERIMQKVGMKQEAILKQHMKKDGKYYDILMYSIFKNEVLTL, from the coding sequence ATGAAAAAATTCCCAAGAATAGAAACAGAACGACTTATTTTATCTGAATTAAAAGAATCAGATTTGCCTTTTGTAGTTGAATATCTTCAGGATAAAATTTTCTCCGATCTTACTTCCAATATTCCTTATCCTTATCATATAGAAAATGCAGAATTTTGGTTGAAAATATCAAGAAAAGCTTTTGATAAGAAGAAAGGGTTCACGTTTGCAATTCGAGATAAAGAAGAAAAAATTATAGGTGCAATCGGACTTCACGACGAAGGTTCTGATAAGGCAGAACTAGGCTATTGGATGGCAAAACCTTTTTGGAGCAAAGGTTATGTAACCGAAGCTGCAGAAGCTATTATTGACTTTGGTTTTAAAGAATTAGGCTTTAATAAAATATATGCAACTTACTTTCCCCACAATCCCGCATCAGAAAGAATAATGCAGAAAGTAGGAATGAAACAGGAGGCTATTTTGAAACAGCATATGAAGAAAGATGGAAAATATTATGATATTCTGATGTATTCTATTTTTAAGAATGAAGTTTTAACGCTTTGA
- a CDS encoding type III pantothenate kinase, translating into MNSIVINVGNSNIRFGLFDDDNCDISWIINTKPYRTADELHGQMLILYQTYKIDPKDIKKIIIGSVVPQLTREITSAIRKIHGIAPVMVDRTTPSEVVAKSKQMGTDIYANLVAAHNMYPGRKKIVLDFGTALTASCVAEDGECLGVIIAPGIVTSLNSLISQTAQLPEIELVKPKSVLGLDTITCMQSGMVYGFLGMVEGFIDRINNEVNDECFVIATGGVSHVYKPLTEKIHIADRLHTLKGLYFLGKDL; encoded by the coding sequence ATGAATTCTATCGTAATCAATGTTGGAAACAGCAATATCAGATTTGGTCTTTTTGATGACGACAACTGTGATATTTCATGGATAATCAATACAAAACCTTACCGTACCGCAGACGAACTGCATGGTCAGATGTTGATTTTATATCAAACCTATAAAATTGATCCTAAAGACATTAAAAAAATAATTATAGGTTCGGTAGTACCGCAATTAACAAGAGAAATAACTTCTGCGATCAGAAAAATTCACGGGATCGCTCCTGTAATGGTTGATAGAACGACTCCTTCTGAAGTTGTTGCGAAATCTAAACAGATGGGAACCGATATTTATGCTAATCTCGTTGCGGCACACAATATGTATCCCGGAAGAAAGAAAATTGTTTTAGATTTTGGTACAGCACTTACTGCAAGTTGCGTTGCTGAAGACGGCGAATGTTTAGGCGTAATTATCGCTCCCGGAATTGTAACTTCTTTAAATTCTCTGATCAGTCAGACCGCTCAGCTTCCCGAAATTGAACTTGTAAAGCCAAAATCTGTTTTAGGATTAGATACGATTACCTGTATGCAAAGCGGAATGGTGTACGGTTTTCTCGGAATGGTAGAAGGTTTTATTGACAGAATAAACAATGAAGTGAATGATGAGTGCTTTGTAATCGCAACTGGTGGAGTTTCTCATGTTTACAAGCCTTTAACAGAAAAAATTCATATTGCAGACCGGTTGCATACATTAAAAGGATTGTACTTTTTAGGAAAAGATTTGTAA
- a CDS encoding nucleoside deaminase, producing the protein MFTDEYFMRMAFQEAQIALEKDEVPIGCVIVANNRVIARAHNLTETLNDVTAHAEMQAITSAANYLGGKYLINCTLYVTLEPCVMCSGALSWSQISKVVIGARDEQRGFINKNLNLHPKTEIVSGVMENECSMIVKEFFKSKR; encoded by the coding sequence ATGTTTACAGACGAATATTTTATGAGAATGGCTTTTCAGGAAGCCCAGATTGCATTAGAAAAAGATGAGGTTCCTATTGGATGTGTCATCGTTGCAAACAATCGTGTGATTGCAAGAGCTCATAATCTTACCGAAACGTTAAACGATGTAACAGCACATGCCGAAATGCAGGCAATCACTTCAGCAGCCAATTATTTGGGCGGAAAATATTTAATCAACTGTACTTTGTATGTGACTTTAGAACCTTGCGTAATGTGTTCGGGAGCACTTTCTTGGTCACAGATTTCAAAAGTGGTGATTGGCGCAAGAGATGAGCAACGCGGATTTATCAATAAAAATTTAAACCTTCATCCCAAAACAGAAATTGTTTCAGGAGTTATGGAAAACGAATGTTCTATGATTGTGAAAGAGTTTTTTAAATCAAAGCGTTAA
- a CDS encoding helix-turn-helix transcriptional regulator has translation MKKDFYLTRYALIIKKLESAPATYSQMEDYLLNSFEFQDAGIKSYSIRTLQRDIREISDLFNLSIHNKKKGDNRYYIESRPMMEVDEYNQKLLESFQVSNALNNHPDFANFIFFESRKPTGVEHFYDLFFAIRNKRIVLFEHYNYKNKLMTSRKVHPLALKESKDRWYLIAIDTKDKALKSFGLDRINYLDVSPQTFREKYKYNFREHFKNAFGVMNLTEQNPQKIVLKCSRHQGEYIRSFPLHQSQKETKETPEDIYFEFFLHPTYDFMQEILSYGKEVRVLEPINLVEDIKKHLLESLNSYLKE, from the coding sequence ATGAAAAAAGATTTTTACCTTACGAGATATGCCTTGATCATTAAAAAATTAGAGAGCGCTCCGGCGACGTATTCGCAGATGGAAGATTATCTTTTGAATTCCTTCGAATTTCAGGATGCGGGAATTAAGAGCTACTCTATTCGTACTTTGCAAAGGGATATTCGTGAGATTTCAGATCTTTTTAATCTTTCTATTCACAACAAAAAGAAAGGTGACAATCGGTATTATATTGAAAGTCGCCCGATGATGGAAGTCGATGAGTACAACCAAAAATTACTCGAATCTTTTCAGGTAAGCAATGCGTTAAATAATCATCCCGATTTTGCCAATTTTATCTTTTTTGAAAGCAGAAAACCTACCGGAGTTGAGCATTTTTATGATCTTTTCTTTGCCATCCGAAACAAAAGAATTGTCTTGTTTGAGCACTACAATTATAAAAACAAACTGATGACCTCCCGAAAAGTTCATCCTTTAGCGTTAAAAGAATCTAAGGATCGATGGTATCTGATTGCGATTGACACCAAAGACAAAGCATTGAAATCTTTCGGTTTAGACAGGATCAATTATCTGGATGTTTCTCCACAAACATTCAGGGAAAAATACAAATACAACTTTAGAGAACATTTCAAAAATGCTTTTGGCGTAATGAATCTTACCGAGCAAAACCCTCAAAAAATTGTGTTGAAATGCAGCCGACATCAGGGAGAATACATCAGAAGTTTCCCTTTACACCAATCTCAGAAAGAGACCAAAGAAACTCCGGAAGATATTTATTTTGAGTTTTTCCTCCACCCTACTTACGATTTTATGCAGGAAATTTTATCGTACGGAAAAGAGGTAAGAGTTCTTGAACCTATAAATCTAGTTGAAGACATCAAAAAACATTTACTGGAATCGCTAAACAGTTATTTGAAAGAGTAG